One window of the Devosia sp. 2618 genome contains the following:
- the mutL gene encoding DNA mismatch repair endonuclease MutL, with amino-acid sequence MPIRQLPEDLINRIAAGEVVERPASVVKELVENAIDAGASRIVVTTAAGGKGLIRIEDDGHGMDRADLVLSVERHATSKLSEDELDDIRTLGFRGEALASIGSVAELSISSRTAQAESGLRIDVRSGVRTGPVPQAMNRGTIVEVKNLFANVPARLKFLKTDRAEAGAITDVLKRLAMANPAVHFMLNGSDRSPHNWPAVSGTGALEARLGQVIGDDFSRNAVPLASARHGVVVAGLAGLPTYTRANSLSQFYFVNGRSVRDKVLVGAIRAAYADYTFRDRFPVVALYIAVDPGEVDVNVHPAKAELRFRDAGAVRSAVIRAIGEALTAAGFKASTSVADDVLGAFTTPAYEATAPTSFAPMPMRQSLPFSGYDRPMGAGSNNPFSPAFGTIDGLNEPSARIEPEAAPALMEYPLGTARAQMFDNFIIAQNSEGLLLVDQHAAHERLVYERFKAQLASGPVASQSQLIPIVIELPEEDCVRLEEAAAELERFGLYLERFGPRAIAVRETPALLGNSDIQGLVRDVADGLAEWDSIAAVSDRMETIIARMACHGSVRSGRRLRVDEMNALLRDMEATPHSGQCIHGRPTYVELKKTDIERLFGRSR; translated from the coding sequence TTGCCCATCCGTCAGTTGCCCGAAGATCTGATCAATCGCATTGCTGCCGGTGAGGTGGTGGAGCGGCCGGCCAGTGTGGTCAAGGAACTGGTGGAGAACGCCATCGATGCGGGCGCGAGCCGGATCGTGGTGACGACGGCGGCGGGTGGCAAGGGGCTGATCCGGATCGAGGATGACGGTCACGGCATGGACCGGGCTGACCTCGTGCTATCGGTCGAGCGGCATGCCACGTCCAAGCTCAGCGAGGACGAACTCGACGATATTCGCACGCTGGGTTTTCGTGGCGAGGCGCTGGCGTCGATCGGGTCGGTGGCGGAGCTCAGTATTTCGTCGCGCACGGCGCAGGCCGAGAGCGGGTTGCGGATCGATGTGCGCAGTGGCGTGCGGACCGGGCCGGTGCCGCAGGCGATGAACCGGGGCACGATTGTCGAGGTGAAGAACCTGTTCGCCAACGTGCCGGCGCGGTTGAAGTTTTTGAAAACCGACCGGGCGGAAGCCGGGGCGATCACGGATGTGCTCAAGCGCCTGGCGATGGCAAATCCGGCGGTGCATTTCATGCTCAATGGCAGCGACCGGTCGCCCCATAACTGGCCCGCCGTGAGTGGCACCGGGGCGCTTGAGGCGCGGCTGGGACAGGTGATCGGCGACGATTTTTCGCGCAATGCGGTGCCGCTGGCAAGCGCGCGGCATGGCGTGGTAGTGGCGGGGTTGGCCGGGTTGCCGACCTATACGCGGGCCAACTCCCTGAGCCAGTTCTATTTCGTCAATGGGCGGTCAGTGCGCGACAAGGTGCTGGTCGGGGCGATCCGGGCGGCTTACGCCGACTATACGTTCCGCGACCGGTTTCCGGTGGTGGCGCTTTATATCGCGGTCGATCCGGGCGAGGTGGACGTCAATGTGCACCCGGCCAAGGCGGAACTGCGTTTTCGCGATGCGGGAGCGGTGCGCAGTGCGGTGATCCGCGCGATTGGCGAGGCGCTGACGGCGGCGGGGTTCAAGGCATCGACCAGTGTGGCCGACGACGTGCTGGGGGCGTTTACGACGCCTGCCTATGAGGCCACTGCGCCAACCAGTTTTGCGCCGATGCCGATGCGGCAGTCGCTGCCGTTTTCGGGTTATGACCGGCCGATGGGCGCGGGCAGCAACAATCCGTTTTCGCCGGCGTTCGGCACCATTGATGGGTTGAACGAACCGAGCGCGCGGATCGAGCCGGAGGCGGCCCCTGCCCTGATGGAATATCCGCTGGGTACGGCGCGGGCGCAGATGTTTGACAATTTCATCATCGCGCAGAACAGCGAAGGCCTGCTGCTGGTGGACCAGCATGCAGCCCATGAGCGGCTGGTTTATGAGCGGTTCAAGGCGCAGCTGGCCTCGGGGCCGGTGGCAAGCCAGAGCCAGCTGATCCCCATCGTGATCGAGCTGCCCGAGGAAGATTGCGTGCGGCTGGAAGAGGCGGCGGCGGAGCTGGAGCGGTTTGGGCTTTATCTCGAACGGTTTGGACCGCGTGCCATAGCGGTGCGCGAGACCCCTGCCCTTCTGGGCAATTCCGATATCCAGGGGCTGGTGCGCGACGTGGCGGACGGGCTGGCGGAGTGGGATTCCATCGCGGCCGTCAGCGACCGGATGGAGACCATTATCGCGCGCATGGCGTGCCATGGTTCGGTGCGGTCGGGACGACGGTTGCGGGTGGACGAGATGAATGCGCTGCTGCGCGACATGGAGGCGACGCCCCATTCGGGCCAGTGCATCCATGGCCGACCGACCTATGTCGAACTCAAAAAGACCGACATCGAGCGGCTGTTCGGACGGAGCAGATAG